One Bombina bombina isolate aBomBom1 chromosome 5, aBomBom1.pri, whole genome shotgun sequence DNA segment encodes these proteins:
- the LOC128661344 gene encoding oocyte zinc finger protein XlCOF6-like yields MTDEDNTDIVRAEIAEDLCVMHQLEAPDEDNTDIVRAEIAEDLCVTHQLEAPDEDNTDIVRAEIAEDLCVTHQLEAPDKHVNSSYPSFTTGSIRMIPQTPIVLDTNDYSQILAISQQIFKGDGELAETGKQSLCTESNLVIKQEDIYDLSSKIIIPEDKPHIFTEFSKHIKEGKSLQSSQIIHTKEKPFKSTECEKSFRWKSHLLEHYKICTGEKPHTCTESGKCFTQMDHLKTHKKIHTGDNPFTCTECGKRFTEKSVLKTHERIHTLENHFTCTECGKRFTQKSDLKYHERSHTGEKPFTCTECGKSFTRKSDLKKHERIHTGEKPFTCTECGKSFTRMSSLKYHEMSHTGEKPFTCTECGQSFTRMSILEYHERSHTGEKPFSCTECGVHFSQKSYLLTHKRIHTGEKPFVCTECGKMFAVKSAFQRHQLIHTGEKHFTCAECGKGFTLNSNLKTHERIHTGEKPFTCTECGKSFTAKSDLKRHERIHTGEKSFTCTECEKSFTEKSELKTHERSHTGEKPFTCTECEKSFTEKSDLKKHIMSHTGEKPFTCTECGKRFTQKSYLKKHERIHTGEKPFTCTECGKSFTRMSSLKYHERSHTGEKPFTCTECGKSFTQKSDLKYHDRSHTGEKPFTCTECGKSFTGKSDLKKHERIHTGEKPFTCTECGKSFSQMDHLKTHERIHTGEKPFSCTECGVHFSQKSYFLTHKRIHTGEKPFVCTGCGKMFADKSAFRRHQLIHTGEKPFTCAECGKSFTLNSNLKTHERIHTGEKPFTCTECGKSFLRMVNLKTHERIHK; encoded by the coding sequence acaaacacgtcaatagttcatatccatccttcactacaggaagcatcagaatgataccgcaaactccaatagtcttagacactaatgactattcacaaataTTGGCGatttcacagcagatatttaaaggagatgggGAATTGGCAGAAACTgggaagcaatcattatgtacagagagtaatttagtcatcaaacaagaggacatttatgacttatctagtaaaattattatccccgaggataaaccacacatatttactgagttttcaaaacatattaaagaagggaaaagtctacagtctagccaaataattcatacaaaggagaaacctttcaaatctacagaatgcgaaaaaagctttagatggaagtcacATCTACTAGAGCACTACAAAATTtgcacaggtgagaaaccacacacatgtactgagtccGGCAAATGTTTcacacaaatggatcatctgaaaactcataaaaagattcacacaggagataatcctttcacatgtacagaatgtggaaaacgttttacagaaaagagtgttctgaaaactcatgaaaggattcacacattAGAAAATCATTTCACAtgcacagagtgtggaaaaagatttacacaaaagagtgatctgaaatatcatgaaaggagtcacacaggagaaaagcctttcacatgtacagagtgtggaaaaagttttacacgaaagagtgatctgaaaaagcatgaaaggattcacacaggagaaaaacctttcacatgtacagagtgtggaaaaagttttacaagaatgagtagtctgaaatatcatgaaatgagtcacacaggggaaaagccattcacatgtacagagtgtggacaaAGTTTTACAAGAATGAGTATTCTGGaatatcatgaaaggagtcacacaggagaaaagccattcagTTGTACAGAGTGTGGAGTACATTTTTCACAAAAGTCCTATCTCTTAACCCacaaaaggattcacacaggagaaaaacctttcgttTGTACAGAATGTGGGAAAATGTTTGCAGTCAAGTCAGCTTTCCAAAGACACCAActtattcacacaggggaaaaacattttacatgtgcagagtgtggaaaaggttttacactaaacagtaatctgaaaactcatgaaaggattcacacaggagaaaaaccgttcacatgtacagagtgtggaaaaagttttacagcaaagagtgatctgaaaaggcatgaaaggattcacacaggagaaaagtctttcacatgtacagagtgtgaaaaaagttttacagaaaagagtgaactgaaaactcatgaaaggagtcacacaggagaaaagcctttcacatgtacagagtgtgaaaaaagttttacagaaaagagtgatctgaaaaagcatataatgagtcacacaggagaaaagcctttcacatgtacagagtgtggaaaaagatttacacaaaagagttatctgaaaaagcatgaaaggattcacacaggggaaaagccgttcacatgtacagagtgtggaaaaagttttacaagaatgagtagtctgaaatatcatgaaaggagtcacacaggagaaaagcctttcacatgtacagagtgtggaaaaagttttacacaaaagagtgatctgaaatatCATGataggagtcacacaggggaaaagccattcacatgtacagagtgtggaaaaagttttactggaaagagtgatctgaaaaagcatgaaaggattcacacaggggaaaagccgttcacatgtacagagtgtggaaaaagtttttcacaaatggatcatctgaaaactcatgaaaggattcacacaggagaaaagccattcagTTGTACAGAGTGTGGAGTACATTTTTCACAAAAGTCCTATTTCTTAACCCacaaaaggattcacacaggagaaaaacctttcgttTGCACAGGATGTGGGAAAATGTTTGCAGACAAGTCAGCTTTCCGAAGACACCAActtattcacacaggagaaaaaccttttacatgtgcagagtgtggaaaaagttttacactaaacagtaatctgaaaactcatgaaaggattcacacaggagaaaaaccgttcacatgtacagagtgtggaaaaagttttttaCGAATggttaatctgaaaactcatgaaaggattcacaaatgA